A single region of the Ferroacidibacillus organovorans genome encodes:
- a CDS encoding carbohydrate kinase family protein gives MALRRVIALGEALIDFSALEDNVPLREVSGFARNPGGAPANVAVGVARMGVASQFVGCVGDDPFGHYLIEAMRAYGVDGAHTHTVAEQTSLAFVARNEGDPDFFFVRHPGADVMLRDEHVANISLDAEACLHFGTNSLAEDPIASTLRNLVTRAREAEAIVSFDVNLRPVFWRDLYAALAAAREMMTRADLLKVNRAELLWLTGEQDVERALLALVAQVPGTVLCTLGEGGVRARRADGLDVRVAANRVACVDATGAGDSLIAAVLSVLARRGVGRAELGKLSRGEWEAVLRFASAAAAINIGRLGAMNAMATYAETEAFLEMTVRPS, from the coding sequence ATGGCTTTGCGACGGGTGATCGCGTTGGGTGAGGCGCTGATCGATTTTTCGGCGTTGGAGGATAATGTGCCTCTGCGGGAGGTTTCTGGATTCGCGCGCAATCCGGGCGGAGCGCCGGCAAACGTTGCGGTGGGTGTGGCGCGTATGGGTGTTGCGTCACAGTTTGTGGGATGTGTGGGAGATGATCCGTTTGGCCACTATTTGATTGAGGCGATGCGCGCGTATGGTGTGGATGGGGCGCACACGCATACGGTGGCAGAACAGACGTCTCTTGCTTTTGTGGCGCGAAATGAAGGGGATCCGGACTTTTTCTTTGTGCGGCATCCAGGGGCGGACGTGATGCTGCGGGATGAGCATGTGGCGAACATTTCGCTCGATGCGGAAGCCTGTCTTCATTTTGGCACGAACTCACTGGCGGAAGACCCCATTGCCTCGACGCTGCGAAACCTCGTGACGCGTGCGCGGGAGGCGGAGGCGATCGTGAGCTTTGATGTGAATCTGCGCCCTGTTTTCTGGCGTGATCTGTACGCAGCGCTTGCCGCGGCCCGCGAGATGATGACACGCGCGGATCTGTTGAAGGTGAACCGCGCCGAATTGTTGTGGCTGACGGGGGAGCAGGATGTGGAGCGGGCGCTTTTGGCGCTTGTCGCACAAGTGCCGGGGACGGTGCTCTGCACGCTTGGCGAGGGTGGTGTGCGTGCGCGGCGTGCAGACGGGCTTGATGTGCGTGTCGCCGCGAATCGCGTGGCGTGTGTTGACGCGACAGGCGCTGGAGATTCGCTGATTGCGGCGGTGCTTTCGGTGCTTGCGCGAAGAGGTGTGGGGCGCGCAGAACTTGGGAAACTTTCGCGCGGGGAGTGGGAGGCTGTGTTGCGGTTTGCCTCGGCGGCGGCGGCGATCAACATTGGCCGGCTCGGTGCGATGAACGCGATGGCGACGTATGCGGAGACGGAGGCTTTTTTAGAAATGACGGTTCGTCCGTCGTAG
- a CDS encoding site-specific DNA-methyltransferase, translated as MEQKYKGRLELTWTNKDKRLLAQQTGNYEWVSPSDYRVAEVRLLQSESTYGERNSGNLLIQGDSLYALESLCKIPSYRDKYVGKVKLAYIDPPFNTRQTFEQYHDALEHSVWLTMMRDRLRNIKDLLAPGGSVWVHCDDSEQHRLRCVMDEVFGPDNFVATVIWQKSHTRENRTDISTTHDYIIVYANERSVWATTRNLLPPTDEQIGRYENPDNDPRGIWTSLPAHAKAGPGRRASQFYSITRPSGRTIDPPPGRCWLYTEDRFQELISDNRIWFGRDGNGAPRVKRFLSEVPAGLVPVSIWSHQEVGTTGDAKNEVIAVLADTVPFATPKPERLMERIIHIASNPGDIVLDCFAGSGTTAAVAHKMGRRWVTVEWSEDTVNNFIIPRLQKVVGGQDPGGVTESAGWEGGGGFDYLRIGPSMFTDVGGRVMLSDWATNGKLSQAVAAQLGFDHSQEPPFCGRKGKQHLAVVDGMVNDVVVQLLVQHMAEDELLLLCGTAVDPKARTVLRKLRPGSSIRKIPSALLAGYRYQPPEFIEDSTEQELSPSEVISRD; from the coding sequence ATGGAGCAGAAATACAAGGGCAGGCTCGAACTCACTTGGACGAACAAGGACAAGCGACTGCTCGCCCAGCAAACGGGCAATTACGAGTGGGTATCCCCTTCTGACTACAGGGTCGCTGAGGTACGGCTTCTGCAGTCTGAAAGTACATATGGTGAGCGAAATAGTGGCAACCTGCTCATTCAAGGCGACTCCCTGTACGCGCTGGAGTCCTTGTGCAAAATCCCCTCGTACCGAGACAAATACGTCGGCAAAGTAAAGCTGGCCTATATAGATCCTCCTTTCAACACAAGGCAAACCTTCGAACAGTATCACGACGCGCTTGAACATTCGGTGTGGCTGACGATGATGCGCGACCGCCTTCGCAATATTAAGGACTTGCTCGCCCCAGGGGGGTCAGTGTGGGTTCATTGTGACGACTCCGAACAACACAGACTTCGGTGCGTCATGGACGAAGTGTTCGGACCGGACAACTTTGTAGCGACGGTGATATGGCAAAAATCGCATACGCGAGAAAATCGTACAGATATCTCTACCACCCATGACTACATTATTGTGTACGCGAATGAGCGCTCCGTTTGGGCAACAACCAGGAACCTTCTTCCGCCAACGGACGAACAAATCGGTCGCTACGAAAATCCAGATAACGATCCGCGCGGCATATGGACATCACTCCCAGCACACGCAAAGGCAGGGCCTGGACGTCGTGCTTCCCAATTCTATTCGATTACTCGTCCATCAGGTCGCACGATTGACCCACCGCCAGGACGTTGCTGGTTGTACACAGAAGATCGGTTCCAGGAATTAATAAGCGACAACCGAATTTGGTTCGGACGTGATGGGAACGGAGCTCCTCGTGTAAAGCGATTTCTCTCGGAGGTTCCTGCAGGGCTCGTGCCCGTCTCGATATGGTCACATCAAGAGGTAGGTACTACAGGAGACGCGAAAAATGAGGTGATAGCTGTACTCGCTGACACGGTTCCTTTTGCCACCCCAAAGCCGGAGCGCCTGATGGAGCGCATCATTCACATTGCCTCTAACCCCGGCGACATCGTGCTTGACTGTTTTGCGGGCTCCGGCACCACTGCTGCAGTTGCTCACAAAATGGGCCGCCGGTGGGTCACGGTTGAATGGAGCGAGGATACAGTCAACAACTTCATCATTCCCCGTCTTCAAAAGGTTGTTGGCGGCCAAGACCCTGGTGGCGTCACTGAGTCCGCAGGTTGGGAAGGCGGCGGAGGTTTTGATTATCTCCGCATTGGCCCCTCCATGTTCACGGACGTCGGCGGTCGAGTCATGCTGTCCGACTGGGCCACGAACGGAAAACTGTCGCAAGCGGTTGCTGCGCAGTTGGGTTTCGACCACTCCCAGGAACCGCCCTTCTGCGGTCGGAAAGGCAAACAGCACCTGGCTGTAGTCGATGGCATGGTTAACGACGTCGTCGTGCAATTGCTCGTCCAACACATGGCCGAAGACGAGCTGCTCCTTCTCTGCGGAACCGCTGTTGATCCAAAAGCGAGAACAGTGCTGCGGAAACTGCGTCCGGGTTCGTCGATTCGTAAGATTCCCAGCGCCCTGCTTGCCGGGTATAGGTATCAGCCACCGGAGTTCATTGAGGATAGTACAGAACAAGAACTGTCGCCAAGCGAGGTGATATCCCGTGACTGA
- the pckA gene encoding phosphoenolpyruvate carboxykinase (ATP) produces MIDSLITDRLTSTLDASLSYFNLSVAELTEHAIRRNEAIVTKDGALRATTGKFTGRSPKDKYVVVDETTENTVHWGAVNQRLSESTFLRLYNQALSFLATNPSYVFDGFAGADPAVRMPIRVVTEYAWHNLFAKQLFIRPSADEVSTHTSGFTVIDIPALKADPTRDGTNSETCVAISFKHRTVLILGTEYAGEMKKSIFTALNFTLPAQDILPMHCSANTTEDGRVALFFGLSGTGKTTLSADPERLLIGDDEHGWSARGVFNFEGGCYAKCINLNPKLEPQIFSAIRFGTVLENVVVDPKTREPDYDSSELTENTRAAYPVEYIPGALLEGVGNHPRTIVFLTADASGVLPPIAKLTKEQAMYHFLSGYTSKLAGTERGVTQPEPTFSACFGGPFLPLHPRAYATMLGERIEKHQTSVFLVNTGWSGGPYGVGSRMKLSYTRAMVNAALRGDLDHAEYVSDPVFGLAIPAEIDGIPSELLQPRETWSDPVTYDTAARELAAQFEANFKKFTEQGIDPSILSGGPVATRNRA; encoded by the coding sequence ATGATCGATTCTCTAATCACCGATCGACTCACATCAACCCTCGACGCATCTCTATCCTACTTCAATCTCTCCGTCGCTGAACTCACAGAACACGCGATTCGCCGCAATGAAGCGATTGTAACAAAAGATGGCGCACTTCGCGCAACGACTGGAAAATTTACCGGACGCTCCCCCAAAGACAAGTATGTCGTCGTTGATGAAACCACAGAGAACACCGTTCACTGGGGCGCTGTCAATCAAAGATTGTCCGAGTCAACCTTCCTGCGCCTCTATAACCAGGCGCTCAGCTTTCTCGCCACAAACCCGTCCTACGTCTTCGACGGTTTTGCCGGGGCCGATCCGGCTGTACGGATGCCGATTCGCGTTGTGACAGAATACGCCTGGCACAATTTGTTTGCAAAACAGCTCTTTATCCGTCCATCCGCCGATGAAGTGAGCACGCACACATCCGGTTTCACCGTCATTGACATCCCCGCATTGAAAGCGGATCCAACACGCGATGGTACAAATTCTGAGACGTGCGTGGCGATCTCCTTCAAACACCGCACCGTGCTCATTCTCGGAACAGAGTATGCAGGTGAGATGAAAAAGTCGATCTTCACCGCACTCAATTTCACGCTGCCAGCGCAAGACATTTTGCCGATGCACTGTTCTGCGAATACTACAGAAGACGGCCGCGTCGCCCTTTTCTTCGGCCTCTCCGGCACCGGGAAAACCACCCTCTCGGCCGATCCCGAACGCCTGCTCATCGGCGACGACGAACACGGCTGGTCCGCACGCGGTGTGTTCAACTTTGAGGGCGGTTGCTATGCAAAATGCATCAACCTGAATCCCAAACTCGAGCCACAGATCTTCAGCGCCATCCGCTTTGGTACCGTGCTTGAAAACGTGGTGGTCGATCCGAAAACGCGCGAGCCGGATTATGATTCGTCAGAGCTAACCGAAAACACCCGCGCCGCCTATCCCGTAGAGTATATCCCAGGCGCCCTTCTAGAAGGTGTCGGCAATCACCCGCGCACGATCGTTTTTCTCACCGCAGACGCGTCTGGCGTCCTGCCGCCAATCGCAAAACTCACCAAAGAACAGGCGATGTACCACTTTCTCTCAGGCTATACGAGCAAACTCGCCGGCACAGAGCGCGGTGTGACACAGCCTGAACCGACATTCTCCGCATGCTTTGGCGGTCCCTTTCTCCCGCTTCACCCGCGCGCGTATGCCACCATGCTCGGCGAGCGCATCGAGAAGCACCAGACTTCCGTGTTCCTCGTCAACACCGGATGGAGCGGCGGTCCGTACGGTGTTGGTTCGCGCATGAAGCTCTCGTATACGCGGGCGATGGTCAACGCGGCGCTGCGCGGCGATCTTGATCACGCTGAATACGTTAGCGATCCCGTGTTCGGCCTCGCCATTCCAGCCGAGATTGACGGCATCCCAAGCGAGCTTTTGCAGCCGCGCGAAACGTGGTCCGATCCCGTCACGTATGACACCGCCGCGCGCGAACTCGCCGCGCAATTTGAAGCGAACTTCAAAAAATTCACCGAACAGGGTATCGATCCATCGATCCTGTCCGGCGGCCCCGTCGCTACGCGCAATCGCGCGTAG
- a CDS encoding DEAD/DEAH box helicase family protein, producing MTDRVVDLNALAEISGRMNLRKPNQQAVYSIATALYAYYNQERGEPPMESLVVSATGVGKTYILAATIEYMARVEGIRNFAVITPGRTILNKTVANFTPGHPKSMLHIMETAPVVITADNFDSPAMRAAMDDPMQVKLYIFTVQSLTKPTTQLGRRTHEFREGLGEAFYEHLHGLDDLFIFADEHHCYFSPAFSRTIRELEPYALIGLTATPHPNTRDEDMIFKYPLSAAVAEKLVKTPVIVGRRDDRRDPYTQLTDGARLLELKARAISIWCSAHQLQPIHPVMLVVAQSINEANEYAQYMESTTFMDGRFAGAILTVHSNAPDDALEKLETVEEPNSPIRIIISVGMLKEGWDVKNVYVLASMRASVSDILTEQTLGRGLRLPFGQYTGEEMLDTLEVLAHERYDDLLRRTGLMNEQLRDHRVQMLVHRDESGNTVVRRDESQGPLPDQPWQAQRPVADIPERAKESEHAWDTSPSGETTTNETTDTKGSGSYSKGSGFAIVDTDTRLEESQRIVETVRDMQPNPSLPRIELPVVKMIPVPVPFSLADITDVEPFRALGRNLARDPEETLRRKRVEATIEIDTSGLRHTKVLIRDAAETVYVQPSFLPSEDIADELVSAVVHCEAVVERESEIRSARRLVDEMMDAMGGSAVTVLSAYLETAKAKLVQLVTKEASRLARPPMENTTVRVRPFMPVRQTRLDATEDKYGAFEKGRAYAGWRKSLYEQVWFDSSPERDMANLLDESQDIVAWVRLHTNDLPILWSGEDLRRYNPDFIAIDTDNIHWIVEVKADRDMQASEVRAKMEAAKRWANHASDSKHVSVRWRYLLASEDTLRNAHGSWRNVLALA from the coding sequence GTGACTGACCGAGTTGTAGATCTGAACGCTCTTGCAGAAATTTCGGGCCGCATGAACTTGCGAAAACCAAACCAGCAGGCTGTATACTCCATAGCCACTGCTCTTTATGCCTACTACAATCAGGAGCGCGGGGAGCCGCCTATGGAGTCCCTCGTGGTCTCTGCAACGGGCGTTGGTAAGACATACATACTGGCGGCGACCATCGAGTATATGGCCCGTGTAGAGGGCATACGGAATTTCGCCGTCATTACACCCGGACGGACAATTCTGAACAAAACAGTCGCAAACTTCACGCCGGGCCATCCGAAAAGCATGCTGCACATTATGGAAACTGCTCCCGTGGTGATTACTGCGGACAACTTCGACTCTCCAGCCATGCGGGCCGCCATGGATGATCCGATGCAGGTGAAGCTCTACATCTTCACAGTGCAGAGTCTCACGAAGCCGACCACACAGTTGGGTCGCCGTACACATGAATTTCGCGAGGGACTTGGAGAAGCGTTTTACGAACATCTCCACGGACTTGACGATCTATTCATTTTTGCCGACGAGCACCACTGCTATTTCAGCCCGGCATTTTCGCGAACCATTCGTGAACTCGAACCCTATGCGCTCATCGGCCTTACGGCCACCCCTCACCCGAACACTCGCGATGAGGATATGATCTTCAAGTACCCGCTATCTGCTGCCGTTGCGGAGAAGCTAGTCAAAACCCCTGTGATTGTTGGTCGTCGAGATGACCGCCGCGATCCCTACACCCAGTTAACGGATGGGGCACGTCTACTTGAACTCAAAGCTCGGGCCATTAGCATATGGTGCTCTGCCCATCAATTGCAGCCTATACACCCGGTCATGCTTGTCGTTGCACAGTCAATTAATGAAGCAAACGAATACGCGCAATACATGGAGTCCACGACATTTATGGACGGCCGATTCGCAGGAGCTATCCTGACCGTACATTCCAACGCGCCAGATGACGCGCTCGAAAAATTAGAGACTGTAGAGGAGCCAAACTCCCCCATCCGCATCATCATTTCCGTCGGTATGCTCAAAGAGGGCTGGGACGTGAAGAACGTCTATGTGCTGGCTTCCATGCGTGCGTCGGTCTCCGACATCTTGACCGAACAAACACTTGGCCGCGGGCTCCGTCTGCCCTTTGGTCAGTACACTGGGGAAGAGATGTTGGATACCCTGGAGGTACTGGCCCACGAACGCTACGACGATCTCCTGAGACGGACCGGCTTGATGAATGAACAGTTGCGGGATCATCGAGTCCAAATGCTTGTGCACCGTGACGAGAGCGGCAATACCGTTGTGAGGCGCGACGAGTCGCAAGGACCTTTGCCGGATCAGCCTTGGCAAGCGCAGCGCCCGGTGGCCGATATACCAGAGCGAGCGAAGGAAAGCGAGCATGCCTGGGATACATCCCCCTCTGGCGAAACGACAACAAACGAGACTACAGATACAAAGGGCTCGGGGAGTTACTCGAAAGGCAGTGGCTTCGCCATTGTTGATACCGATACACGATTAGAAGAGAGTCAGCGAATAGTCGAAACGGTTCGCGATATGCAGCCAAATCCGTCTCTTCCACGGATCGAACTCCCGGTCGTCAAGATGATTCCCGTACCAGTACCTTTCTCTTTGGCTGATATTACTGATGTCGAGCCATTCCGCGCGTTGGGTCGTAACTTGGCGCGTGATCCGGAGGAAACTCTTCGACGCAAACGTGTCGAGGCGACGATAGAGATCGATACGTCGGGCCTGCGCCATACCAAGGTGCTTATAAGGGATGCTGCCGAAACGGTCTATGTACAACCTTCCTTCTTGCCATCGGAGGACATCGCAGATGAATTGGTCAGCGCGGTCGTTCATTGCGAGGCCGTCGTCGAAAGAGAAAGCGAAATTCGCTCCGCTCGCCGCCTGGTCGATGAAATGATGGATGCGATGGGAGGATCAGCCGTAACGGTTTTGTCCGCGTACTTGGAGACAGCCAAAGCAAAGCTTGTCCAACTTGTCACCAAAGAAGCGAGTCGTCTGGCCAGACCACCAATGGAAAACACGACGGTTCGTGTCCGCCCATTCATGCCGGTACGACAAACGCGTCTCGATGCAACCGAGGACAAATATGGTGCATTCGAGAAGGGGCGTGCTTATGCAGGCTGGCGAAAATCGCTGTACGAACAGGTCTGGTTCGACAGTAGCCCGGAACGCGATATGGCCAATCTTCTGGACGAATCACAGGACATCGTCGCTTGGGTTCGACTGCACACGAATGACCTGCCTATCCTGTGGTCGGGGGAAGACCTTCGTCGTTACAATCCAGATTTTATAGCCATCGACACGGACAATATACACTGGATCGTCGAAGTCAAAGCTGATCGCGACATGCAAGCGAGTGAAGTTCGCGCAAAAATGGAAGCGGCAAAGCGCTGGGCAAATCATGCAAGCGACAGCAAACATGTAAGCGTTCGTTGGCGGTACCTATTGGCGTCAGAGGATACGTTGCGAAACGCACACGGGTCCTGGAGGAACGTGCTGGCGCTCGCCTAA
- the smpB gene encoding SsrA-binding protein SmpB has translation MAASHDNGKERGGEKVVAQNKKATHDYFIEDTFEAGIALTGTEIKSIRAGKANLRDSYARVEHGEVYLHNLHISPYEAGNRFNHDPMRTRKLLLRRAEIRKLIGATRESGYSLVPLKMYLRGGFCKVHLALAKGKKNYDKRHAIAERDAKRDMAREFRERQKG, from the coding sequence ATGGCAGCCTCACATGATAATGGAAAAGAACGCGGCGGAGAAAAGGTGGTCGCCCAGAATAAAAAGGCGACACATGATTATTTTATTGAAGATACCTTTGAGGCAGGGATCGCGCTGACTGGCACGGAGATCAAATCCATCCGCGCCGGGAAAGCCAATTTGCGCGACAGTTATGCGCGCGTCGAACATGGGGAAGTCTATCTTCATAACCTGCACATCAGCCCCTACGAGGCGGGCAATCGCTTCAATCACGACCCGATGAGAACGCGCAAGCTTTTGCTGCGGCGAGCGGAGATTCGCAAGCTGATCGGCGCGACGCGCGAGTCGGGATATTCTTTGGTGCCGCTCAAGATGTACCTGCGTGGCGGATTCTGCAAGGTGCATCTGGCGCTTGCAAAGGGGAAGAAGAACTACGACAAGCGGCACGCGATCGCAGAGCGGGACGCGAAGCGCGACATGGCGCGGGAGTTTCGAGAACGGCAGAAGGGTTGA